A section of the Gloeobacter violaceus PCC 7421 genome encodes:
- a CDS encoding aromatic ring-hydroxylating oxygenase subunit alpha — MTTFEKARLQSSERTLPGRYYTDPAIFDQEQREIFARRWVCIGRAEQAHSPGEYFLTQVAGESLIVIRDHRGVLGAFHNLCRHRGTRLCSETAGRFTALVRCPYHAWSYRLDGSLAAAPNMDQAPDFDLADYPLHRCRLAEWEGFVWLNLDPQPTPFESVFAPLIGRFTGWRLPALRLGARVTYDLRANWKLVFENYNECCHCPPIHPRLAQLSPSDSGRNDLMEGPFLGGYMGIHPGMALTASGSRSRPPLGTVAGEDLQRAYYYTLFPNLLFSLHPDYAMVHFLVPLAPDSTRIVCEWYFDPTQIIQPGFDPTDAVALWDEINRQDWQVCEWTQQGTASRAYTPGPYAHSEGLCAAFDREYLKALGC, encoded by the coding sequence ATGACCACGTTCGAGAAAGCCCGCCTCCAGTCCAGCGAACGCACCCTGCCGGGCCGTTACTACACCGACCCTGCGATCTTTGATCAAGAGCAACGCGAAATCTTTGCGCGTCGATGGGTCTGTATCGGGCGCGCCGAGCAGGCGCACAGTCCCGGAGAATACTTCCTGACACAGGTGGCGGGCGAGAGCCTGATCGTCATCCGCGACCACCGGGGCGTGCTGGGGGCATTTCATAACCTCTGCCGCCACCGGGGAACCCGGCTATGCAGCGAAACAGCGGGCCGCTTCACCGCTCTGGTGCGCTGCCCCTACCACGCCTGGAGCTATCGCCTGGACGGCAGCCTGGCTGCCGCCCCCAACATGGATCAAGCCCCGGACTTCGACCTGGCGGACTACCCGCTCCACCGCTGCCGCCTTGCCGAGTGGGAGGGCTTCGTCTGGCTCAACCTGGATCCCCAACCGACACCGTTCGAGTCGGTCTTCGCCCCGCTGATCGGCCGCTTCACCGGCTGGCGACTTCCGGCCCTCAGGCTTGGGGCGCGCGTCACCTACGACCTGCGTGCCAACTGGAAGCTGGTTTTCGAGAACTACAACGAGTGTTGTCACTGCCCACCCATCCACCCGCGCCTGGCGCAGCTGTCCCCCTCCGACAGCGGCCGAAACGACCTGATGGAAGGGCCGTTTCTGGGGGGCTACATGGGCATCCATCCGGGCATGGCTCTGACTGCCAGCGGCAGCCGTTCGCGCCCGCCGCTGGGTACCGTCGCGGGCGAGGATTTGCAGCGCGCCTACTACTACACACTATTTCCCAACCTGCTATTTAGCCTCCACCCCGACTACGCGATGGTGCATTTTCTGGTACCCCTGGCCCCTGATTCTACCCGGATTGTCTGCGAGTGGTATTTCGACCCGACCCAAATCATCCAGCCCGGCTTCGACCCGACCGACGCAGTGGCCCTGTGGGACGAAATCAACCGCCAGGATTGGCAGGTCTGCGAATGGACCCAGCAGGGCACAGCTTCCCGAGCCTACACCCCCGGCCCCTACGCCCACTCCGAGGGTCTGTGCGCCGCCTTTGACCGGGAGTATTTGAAAGCATTGGGTTGTTGA
- a CDS encoding FAD-binding and (Fe-S)-binding domain-containing protein: protein MKTFVQDLARQIEGEVRFSELDRALYSTDASFYRIPPIGVVIPRSQADVVATVQATRAAKLPVLARGGGTSVSGQAVGQAVVLDFSKYMHRVIEVNPEEGTAWVEPGVVQDVFKQHLRPYGLQFGPETATASRATLGGMAANNSAGARSILYGKTVDHILECRAVLADGSVCHFGPLNETELAAKAQGSSLEAQLYRQIPRLIAQHREDILNGFPRLLRRVSGYNLDALLADYPDPSPLPDPDRRFNLAKLLVGSEGTLAVLSALKVRLIPLPKATAVGVVHFGELNAAIDAVAIILELAPAAVELVDDQILAPAMRSRAFQDRVGFIEGDPRAVLLVEFHGENEHEVAERLEALRDRLVRAHLGYATVSVRDQTAQADVWNLRKAGLGMLMSTRAERKPLAFVEDPAVPVERLGEFVREFQRIVAAHGTHAGYYGHASVGCLHIRPALNLKDPGDIERLNAMLHEVSDLTRALGGSMSGEHGDGLARSWLNEKMFGPRLYGAFQTVKRTFDFENRMNPGKVVDGPPPDAHLRYGPGYRTQELATTFDFSREFGFARAAEMCNGNGNCRKQDVGTMCPSYQATLDEKHSTRGRANALRSVLAGQAGSESFTGRGLYEVMDLCLSCKACQTECPSSVNMAKLKAEFLSHYHREHGTPWRDRVVGHIALVNRLGAATAPLSNWLIKSPLGVLGKRLLGFAPERTLPAFAPQTFSRWFSTRSSKPLGTGRRGPVVLFHDTYMEYNTPEIGRAAVKLLEQLGYEVILPTRRCCGRPMISKGLLAEAQATARYNVEQLLPYARAGIPILGCEPSCILTLRDEYLDLVSGGDAKDVAAHSLTIDEFLFDLHRRGELNLEFAKSALPALLHGHCHQKAMVGTRPTLELLKLAFDAHEIPSGCCGMAGAFGYEQEHYDLSLAIGSQRLFPAIEQSTPETVLVADGVSCRQQIAHATGRQAKHLVEALSVTLPPYTKGGQGGSTALDTGS, encoded by the coding sequence GTGAAAACGTTCGTACAGGATCTCGCACGGCAGATCGAAGGTGAGGTGCGTTTTAGCGAGCTCGACCGCGCCCTCTATAGTACCGATGCCAGTTTCTATCGCATCCCGCCTATCGGTGTGGTGATCCCCCGCTCGCAAGCCGATGTGGTGGCGACCGTTCAGGCTACCCGGGCGGCAAAATTGCCGGTGCTGGCCCGCGGCGGCGGCACGAGCGTCTCGGGCCAGGCGGTGGGCCAGGCGGTGGTGCTCGATTTTTCGAAGTATATGCACCGGGTCATCGAGGTCAACCCCGAGGAGGGCACCGCCTGGGTCGAACCGGGAGTGGTGCAGGATGTTTTCAAGCAGCATTTGCGGCCCTACGGTCTGCAATTTGGCCCGGAGACCGCCACGGCGAGCCGCGCCACCCTGGGGGGTATGGCTGCCAACAACTCCGCCGGGGCGCGCTCGATTCTCTACGGCAAAACGGTCGATCACATCCTCGAATGCCGGGCAGTGCTCGCGGACGGTTCGGTGTGCCACTTCGGACCGCTCAACGAGACTGAATTGGCGGCAAAAGCCCAGGGCAGCAGCCTCGAAGCCCAGCTCTACCGGCAGATTCCGCGCCTGATTGCCCAGCACCGCGAGGATATATTGAACGGTTTCCCGCGTTTGCTGCGGCGGGTGAGCGGCTACAACCTCGACGCACTGCTCGCCGACTATCCGGATCCCTCGCCCCTACCGGACCCGGATCGCCGCTTCAACCTCGCCAAGTTGCTGGTGGGTTCGGAAGGGACATTGGCGGTGCTGAGTGCCTTGAAGGTGCGGCTTATCCCGCTGCCGAAGGCGACGGCCGTGGGCGTGGTGCACTTTGGTGAGCTCAACGCAGCCATCGACGCGGTGGCAATAATTCTCGAACTCGCCCCGGCTGCAGTCGAACTGGTCGACGATCAGATCCTCGCTCCCGCGATGCGCTCGCGGGCCTTTCAAGATCGGGTCGGTTTTATCGAAGGTGACCCGCGCGCTGTGCTCCTGGTCGAATTTCACGGCGAGAACGAACACGAGGTGGCGGAGCGGCTGGAGGCCCTGCGCGACCGCCTGGTGCGAGCGCACCTGGGCTACGCCACGGTGAGTGTGCGCGATCAGACCGCCCAGGCGGATGTCTGGAATCTGCGCAAGGCCGGGTTGGGGATGCTGATGAGCACCCGCGCGGAGCGCAAACCCCTCGCCTTCGTCGAAGATCCGGCCGTACCGGTCGAGCGGCTGGGCGAATTTGTGCGCGAATTTCAGCGCATCGTCGCTGCCCACGGCACCCACGCCGGTTACTACGGCCACGCCTCGGTGGGCTGCCTGCACATCCGCCCCGCCCTCAATCTCAAAGATCCTGGCGACATCGAGCGCCTGAACGCCATGCTGCACGAGGTGAGCGACCTCACCCGCGCTTTGGGTGGTTCGATGAGCGGCGAGCACGGCGACGGTCTGGCGCGCAGCTGGCTCAACGAAAAGATGTTCGGCCCGCGGCTGTACGGCGCATTTCAAACGGTCAAGCGCACCTTCGACTTCGAGAACCGCATGAACCCCGGCAAAGTGGTCGACGGGCCGCCGCCGGACGCTCACCTGCGCTACGGCCCCGGCTACCGCACCCAGGAGCTGGCCACCACCTTCGACTTCAGCCGCGAATTCGGCTTTGCCCGCGCGGCCGAGATGTGCAACGGCAACGGCAACTGCCGCAAGCAGGACGTGGGCACGATGTGTCCTTCCTACCAGGCGACTCTCGATGAAAAGCACTCGACCCGCGGCCGGGCCAACGCCCTGCGCTCGGTGCTGGCGGGCCAGGCGGGCTCGGAAAGTTTCACGGGTAGGGGCCTTTACGAGGTCATGGACCTCTGTCTTTCGTGCAAAGCCTGCCAGACCGAATGCCCCTCTAGCGTCAACATGGCCAAGCTCAAAGCGGAATTTTTGAGCCATTATCACCGCGAGCACGGCACGCCCTGGCGCGACCGGGTGGTCGGTCACATCGCGCTCGTCAACCGGCTCGGCGCGGCTACCGCTCCGCTCTCAAACTGGCTGATCAAAAGTCCCCTGGGAGTGCTGGGCAAACGCCTGTTGGGCTTTGCCCCCGAGCGCACCCTGCCCGCCTTTGCCCCCCAGACCTTCAGCCGCTGGTTTTCCACCCGCTCCTCGAAGCCCCTGGGCACGGGGCGCCGGGGTCCGGTGGTGCTCTTCCACGACACCTATATGGAATACAACACCCCCGAGATTGGCCGGGCGGCGGTGAAGTTGTTGGAACAGCTGGGCTACGAAGTGATCCTGCCCACCCGGCGCTGCTGCGGTCGGCCGATGATCTCAAAAGGGCTGCTGGCCGAGGCCCAGGCCACTGCCCGCTACAACGTCGAGCAGCTGTTGCCCTACGCCCGGGCGGGTATACCGATCCTGGGCTGCGAGCCCAGTTGCATCCTCACCCTGCGCGACGAGTACCTGGATCTGGTTTCTGGCGGCGACGCCAAGGACGTGGCTGCCCACAGCCTCACCATCGACGAATTTCTATTCGATCTACACCGGCGGGGCGAACTCAACCTTGAATTTGCCAAATCGGCGCTCCCGGCGCTGCTGCACGGCCACTGCCACCAGAAGGCGATGGTGGGCACCCGGCCGACGCTGGAATTGCTCAAACTGGCCTTCGACGCCCACGAGATCCCCTCGGGCTGCTGCGGGATGGCCGGTGCCTTCGGTTATGAGCAGGAGCACTACGACCTGTCGCTGGCGATCGGTTCCCAGCGTCTGTTTCCAGCAATCGAGCAATCTACGCCCGAAACTGTTCTGGTGGCGGACGGCGTCTCCTGCCGCCAGCAAATCGCCCACGCCACCGGCAGGCAGGCCAAACACCTGGTAGAAGCGCTCTCGGTAACGCTCCCCCCTTACACTAAGGGGGGCCAGGGGGGATCTACTGCCTTGGATACTGGCTCTTGA
- the psaA gene encoding photosystem I core protein PsaA, with product MSTTPQEREKPVRVLVDNDPVPTSTEKWGKPGWFERNLARGPKTTTWIWDLHALAHDFETHTSDKEEISRKIFSAHFGHLAVVCVWLSGMFWHGAYFSNFTAWMENPLGLKPSAQTVWPVFGQEILNDPSTVAKGFEQGGIVITSGLFHLWRAVGFTTTGQLAAMSIAMLIIAALFLFAGWFHYHKRAPKLEWFQNVESMLNHHLAGLFGLGSLFWTGHLIHVALPVKAQLDAGIAPAQVNPFAGLDYGLMGQYFPKGFGPNGGLGAFFTLNWGQFTDFLTFKGGLEPATGALYLTDIAHHHLAIATLFIIAGHMYRTNWGIGHSIKEMLEAHKGPLTGEGHRGLYEVLTTSWHAQLAINLAMAGSITIIVAHHMYAMNPYPYMGTDYATQISLFTHHMWIGGFLIVGAGAHAAIFMVRDYDPVTNQNNLLDRVLRHRDAIISHLNWVTLFLGFHSFGLYVHNDTMQALGRPRDMFADFAIPLQPVFAQWIQNIHAAAPGGATAPWVGGTSPTWYTGALSSAATLQANQVLALANDKISISPIHLGTADFMVHHIFALCIHVTVLILLKGVLFARSSRLIPDKANLGFRFPCDGPGRGGTCQSSAWDHVFLGLFWMYNTISVVIFHFSWKMQSDVWGTVDRSTGAVNHIIGNTDVLLGGQTVALSQYAASSININGWLRDFLWAQSSAVINSYGGPLSAYGLMFLGAHFIWAFSLMFLFSGRGYWQELIESIVWAHNKLKVAPAIQPRALSITQGRAVGVAHYLLGGIATTWAFFLARFLALP from the coding sequence ATGTCTACAACGCCGCAGGAGCGAGAGAAGCCCGTCAGGGTTCTCGTAGACAACGATCCAGTTCCGACTTCCACCGAAAAGTGGGGCAAGCCGGGCTGGTTCGAGCGGAACCTGGCGCGCGGTCCCAAGACGACCACCTGGATCTGGGATCTGCACGCTCTGGCTCATGACTTTGAAACCCATACCTCCGACAAGGAAGAAATCTCCCGCAAAATCTTCTCGGCCCACTTCGGCCACCTCGCGGTGGTCTGCGTGTGGCTGAGCGGCATGTTCTGGCACGGCGCGTACTTCTCCAACTTCACAGCCTGGATGGAAAACCCGCTGGGGCTCAAACCGAGCGCCCAGACCGTCTGGCCGGTCTTCGGCCAGGAGATTCTCAACGATCCGTCCACCGTCGCCAAGGGCTTCGAGCAGGGCGGTATCGTGATCACCTCGGGGCTTTTCCACCTGTGGCGCGCGGTCGGGTTTACGACCACCGGCCAGCTTGCGGCGATGTCGATCGCGATGCTCATTATCGCGGCGCTATTTTTGTTTGCGGGTTGGTTCCACTACCACAAGCGCGCTCCCAAGCTCGAGTGGTTCCAGAACGTCGAGTCGATGCTCAACCACCATCTGGCGGGGCTCTTCGGTCTGGGCTCTTTGTTCTGGACCGGCCACCTGATTCACGTGGCCCTGCCGGTCAAAGCGCAGCTCGACGCCGGTATCGCCCCAGCCCAGGTCAACCCGTTCGCGGGCCTGGACTACGGGTTGATGGGCCAGTACTTCCCGAAGGGCTTTGGTCCCAACGGCGGTCTGGGGGCGTTCTTTACCCTCAACTGGGGCCAGTTCACCGACTTTTTGACCTTCAAAGGCGGTCTGGAACCGGCCACCGGTGCGCTGTACCTCACCGACATCGCCCATCACCATCTGGCCATCGCGACACTGTTCATCATCGCGGGCCACATGTACCGGACCAACTGGGGCATCGGCCACTCGATCAAAGAGATGCTCGAAGCCCACAAAGGTCCCCTCACCGGTGAAGGGCACCGCGGCCTCTACGAGGTGCTCACCACCTCCTGGCACGCGCAACTGGCCATCAACCTCGCGATGGCCGGTTCGATCACGATCATCGTCGCCCATCACATGTACGCGATGAACCCGTACCCCTACATGGGCACGGACTACGCGACCCAGATTTCGCTGTTCACGCACCACATGTGGATCGGCGGCTTCTTGATCGTGGGCGCCGGTGCGCACGCGGCGATTTTCATGGTCCGCGACTACGACCCGGTCACCAATCAGAACAACCTGCTGGATCGGGTGCTGCGCCACCGCGACGCGATCATCTCGCACCTCAACTGGGTGACGCTGTTCCTGGGCTTCCATTCGTTCGGACTCTACGTCCACAACGACACGATGCAGGCCCTCGGTCGCCCGCGCGACATGTTTGCCGACTTCGCGATTCCGCTGCAGCCGGTATTCGCCCAGTGGATTCAAAACATCCACGCGGCGGCCCCCGGCGGTGCGACCGCTCCCTGGGTTGGCGGCACCAGCCCTACCTGGTACACCGGCGCGCTCTCGAGCGCCGCGACGCTCCAGGCGAATCAGGTGTTGGCCCTGGCCAACGACAAAATCTCAATTTCGCCGATCCACCTGGGCACGGCGGACTTCATGGTCCACCACATCTTTGCCCTGTGCATCCACGTCACGGTGCTGATTTTGCTGAAGGGCGTGCTGTTTGCCCGCTCCTCGCGGCTCATTCCCGACAAAGCCAACCTCGGTTTCCGCTTCCCCTGCGACGGCCCCGGCCGCGGCGGCACCTGCCAGTCCTCCGCCTGGGATCATGTGTTTCTCGGTCTGTTCTGGATGTACAACACCATCTCGGTGGTGATCTTCCACTTCAGCTGGAAAATGCAGTCGGACGTCTGGGGGACGGTCGATCGCTCCACCGGAGCGGTCAACCACATCATCGGCAATACCGACGTGTTGCTTGGTGGCCAGACGGTGGCCCTTTCGCAGTACGCGGCGAGTTCCATCAACATCAACGGCTGGCTGCGCGACTTTTTGTGGGCGCAGTCCTCGGCGGTCATCAACTCCTACGGTGGCCCGCTCTCGGCCTACGGCCTGATGTTCCTGGGCGCCCACTTCATCTGGGCCTTCTCGCTGATGTTCCTGTTTAGCGGCCGCGGCTACTGGCAGGAGCTCATCGAGTCGATCGTCTGGGCCCACAACAAGCTGAAGGTAGCCCCCGCCATTCAACCGCGCGCCCTGAGCATCACCCAGGGTCGGGCGGTCGGCGTGGCCCACTACCTGCTAGGAGGGATCGCCACGACGTGGGCGTTCTTCCTGGCCCGATTCCTGGCCTTGCCATAG